A window from Ignavibacteriota bacterium encodes these proteins:
- a CDS encoding oligosaccharide flippase family protein: MLDKIKQLTKDTALYGISTIVGRFLGFILVPFYTNVFSPTEFGIQSYIYAFLAFANIVYIYGMDAAFMKFATVDENDKKKVYSTGYIFVTITTLIFSVFLFATHNWIANETDLTNYSHIFIYVIAILFLDTATLIPFSNLRLERKASKFALIKILNILLNVSLNFILILKYKYGIEAIFISNLVASAFAFVVLIPDIFRNLNFTIDKFYLKKMLFFGVTYLPASVASMIVQVIDVPIIRELTNESTLGIYRANYKLGIFMMLFVSMFHYAWQPFFLTNAKEENAKKIFSKVLSLFLIFTSFMWIVLSLFIDDIASFQFYHGRSLIAKEYLSGIYIVPIILLAYIFHGLYINFIAGIYLEEKTKYLPAITGVGALINIVSNFILVPIIGIFGGAISTLLSYVFMSVGIFIVSQKFYKIDYEFSLIIKVIFTIIFISGIFYYFVFTSGITFSIKIILLGIYFLSFIVFKIVKKKDIISTMNLIFRRKK, encoded by the coding sequence ATGCTTGATAAAATTAAACAATTAACAAAAGACACTGCTCTTTACGGAATCAGCACAATTGTTGGGAGATTTCTCGGATTTATTTTAGTGCCGTTTTACACAAATGTTTTCTCGCCAACAGAATTCGGAATTCAATCATACATTTACGCATTTTTAGCTTTTGCAAATATTGTTTACATCTACGGAATGGATGCTGCATTTATGAAATTTGCAACAGTAGATGAGAATGATAAGAAAAAAGTTTATTCAACCGGATATATTTTTGTAACAATTACAACTTTAATATTTTCAGTTTTTCTTTTTGCTACACACAATTGGATTGCTAACGAAACAGATTTAACAAATTATTCGCACATATTTATTTATGTAATTGCAATCTTATTTCTTGATACCGCAACGTTAATTCCGTTTTCAAATCTTCGTTTGGAAAGAAAAGCTTCAAAATTTGCATTAATAAAAATTCTAAATATTCTCTTAAATGTTTCATTGAATTTTATTCTAATTCTAAAATACAAATATGGAATTGAAGCAATATTTATAAGCAATTTGGTAGCTTCTGCGTTTGCTTTTGTTGTTCTCATTCCGGATATTTTTAGAAATCTTAACTTCACAATTGACAAATTTTATCTTAAAAAAATGTTGTTTTTTGGAGTAACATATTTACCAGCAAGTGTTGCATCAATGATTGTTCAAGTAATTGATGTTCCAATAATTCGTGAATTAACGAACGAATCAACATTGGGAATTTATAGAGCAAATTACAAACTCGGAATTTTTATGATGTTGTTTGTTTCAATGTTTCATTATGCCTGGCAGCCGTTTTTCTTAACAAATGCAAAAGAAGAAAATGCAAAAAAAATTTTCTCTAAAGTTCTAAGTTTGTTTTTAATTTTCACAAGTTTTATGTGGATTGTACTTTCACTTTTTATTGATGACATCGCAAGTTTTCAATTTTATCACGGAAGAAGTTTAATCGCCAAAGAATATTTATCGGGAATTTATATTGTTCCAATAATTTTACTCGCATATATTTTTCACGGACTTTATATAAACTTTATCGCCGGAATTTATTTAGAAGAAAAAACAAAATATCTTCCCGCAATTACCGGAGTTGGGGCGTTAATAAATATTGTTAGCAATTTTATTTTAGTTCCCATAATTGGAATTTTCGGCGGCGCGATTTCAACACTATTAAGTTATGTTTTTATGTCGGTTGGAATTTTTATAGTTTCCCAAAAGTTTTACAAAATTGATTATGAATTTTCTTTAATTATAAAAGTAATTTTTACAATAATTTTTATCAGCGGAATTTTTTACTATTTTGTTTTTACAAGTGGAATTACTTTTTCAATAAAAATTATTTTGTTGGGAATTTATTTTCTATCATTTATAGTTTTTAAAATTGTTAAAAAGAAAGATATTATTTCAACAATGAATTTAATTTTCAGAAGAAAAAAATAA
- a CDS encoding acyl-CoA thioesterase yields MLSHTTSIRVRYADTDKMQFVYNGKYLEYFEVGRTELLRSCGLAYSELEKVGYQLPLIEASLKYKIPAHYDDVLQITATISELYSAKVHIEYSIKRENSEEILVTGFTTHMFIREETKRPTKPPQIYIDTLKKYFE; encoded by the coding sequence ATGCTTTCGCACACAACTTCAATTAGAGTTAGATATGCCGATACTGATAAAATGCAATTTGTTTATAACGGAAAATATTTAGAATATTTTGAAGTCGGAAGAACTGAACTTTTAAGAAGTTGCGGTTTAGCATACAGTGAATTGGAAAAAGTTGGTTATCAGTTACCATTAATTGAAGCCAGTTTGAAATATAAAATTCCAGCTCATTATGATGATGTACTTCAAATTACCGCAACAATTTCGGAATTATATTCCGCAAAAGTTCACATTGAATATTCAATAAAAAGAGAAAACTCCGAAGAAATTTTAGTTACTGGATTTACAACACATATGTTCATTAGAGAAGAAACGAAGAGACCTACAAAACCTCCGCAAATTTATATTGACACACTCAAAAAATATTTTGAATAA
- a CDS encoding acetyl-CoA carboxylase carboxyltransferase subunit alpha produces the protein MAKNILEFEKPIFELEKKIEEMKKLEDNLDITDEISNLESKVNLLKKNIYENLTRWQRVQLARHSERPYTLDYIFLMTENFIELHGDRHFKDDKAIVGGFAMIGDQKIMLIGHQKGRDTKSNLERNFGMPNPEGYRKALRLMKLAEKFNIPIVTLLDTPGAYPGIEAEERGQAEAIARNLFEMSRLKVPVIVVIIGEGASGGALGMGVGDRILMLENTWYSVISPESCSSILWRSWEYKEQAAEALKLTAPDLLELNIIDRIIPEPLGGAHRDHKLIADTLKQILLEEINQLKKIKPEKLISNRIEKFGKMGVYNE, from the coding sequence ATGGCAAAAAATATATTGGAATTTGAAAAACCGATTTTTGAACTCGAGAAAAAAATTGAGGAAATGAAAAAACTTGAAGATAATCTTGATATTACCGATGAAATTTCGAATTTGGAAAGTAAAGTAAATCTTCTTAAAAAAAACATATATGAAAATTTAACACGCTGGCAAAGAGTTCAGCTTGCTCGCCACTCAGAACGACCTTATACATTAGATTACATTTTTTTAATGACTGAAAATTTTATTGAACTTCACGGCGATAGACATTTCAAAGATGATAAAGCAATTGTCGGCGGATTTGCAATGATCGGTGATCAAAAAATTATGTTAATCGGGCATCAAAAAGGTAGAGATACTAAATCAAATTTGGAAAGAAATTTCGGAATGCCGAATCCCGAAGGTTACAGAAAAGCATTGCGTTTGATGAAACTTGCCGAAAAATTTAATATACCAATTGTAACATTATTGGATACGCCAGGCGCATATCCCGGAATTGAAGCCGAAGAACGTGGGCAAGCGGAAGCAATCGCAAGAAATTTATTTGAAATGAGCCGACTAAAAGTTCCGGTAATTGTTGTAATTATTGGGGAAGGTGCAAGCGGCGGCGCTTTAGGTATGGGCGTTGGCGATAGAATTTTAATGTTGGAAAATACATGGTATTCCGTTATTAGTCCGGAATCTTGCTCAAGTATTTTATGGAGAAGTTGGGAATATAAAGAACAAGCCGCAGAAGCCTTAAAGTTAACTGCACCCGATTTGTTGGAATTAAATATTATTGATAGAATAATTCCCGAACCACTTGGCGGCGCTCATAGAGATCATAAATTAATTGCTGATACTTTAAAACAAATTTTGTTGGAAGAAATTAATCAACTTAAAAAAATCAAGCCGGAAAAATTAATTTCAAACAGAATTGAAAAGTTTGGCAAAATGGGAGTTTACAACGAATAA
- a CDS encoding glycosyltransferase, whose translation MIDLSIIIVNYNVKEYLLNLLDSIKQASKNIIMEIIVVDNNSDDGSIPAINEKFPNVITIQNLTNIGFGAANNQALEISKGKFVLLINPDTLVRENTFEEMIKFLEQNPKVGIAGCKVLNPDGTLQLPCRRSFPKPWVSFTKVMGLSKLFPQSKLFAKYNLTYLDENKSYEVDAISGSFMMLTREAYNKVGGFDTDFFMYGEDLDLCYRIQKAGLKVFYVHNTEIIHYKGESTKRSKIDETKIFYNAMHLFVRKHFSSSFIVEIILQFAIILRKTFAFANKNKLILVSVIADFLLYIILTYFSEQIHANEKWPGFPNVYKPWVYIIPAIIQILISSFSGVYKRNSLSVLKTFIALFIGLLTIASLTFFFKQFAFSRVVVLLTYIFATIIFSLWRILYKLIWLNKSSNNDLPLRTVLVGIDETAINFLNKIKLNLTIQYKLIGLIGLNIKDIDKKIENLKVIGSIENLKKIIRENQISNVIFSTESIGFDKIFSTVAQCQGENVNFLMSGSELDFMVGKSTITHIENVPLLKVEYNISMFIHKFIKRIFDIILSFILMFLVFPFVWIYSKINLRKTFLINSLLQIPEIFIGRKSFVGPQSDNFYQELFLGKKGITGLWFTENIDENDIEEKNRINLFYAKNQNIWLDLEIIGKSISKIFENLEK comes from the coding sequence ATGATTGATTTATCAATAATAATTGTTAACTATAATGTAAAAGAATATTTGCTTAATCTGCTTGATTCTATTAAGCAAGCTTCAAAAAATATAATTATGGAAATAATTGTTGTTGATAATAATTCTGATGACGGAAGCATTCCCGCAATAAATGAAAAATTCCCTAATGTAATAACAATTCAAAATTTAACAAATATTGGATTTGGAGCCGCAAATAACCAAGCGTTAGAAATTTCTAAAGGGAAATTTGTTTTATTAATAAATCCGGATACTTTAGTAAGAGAAAATACTTTTGAAGAAATGATAAAATTTCTTGAACAAAATCCAAAAGTTGGAATAGCCGGATGTAAAGTTTTAAATCCCGATGGAACTTTGCAATTACCTTGCAGAAGAAGTTTCCCTAAACCTTGGGTTTCATTTACAAAAGTTATGGGATTAAGCAAACTTTTTCCGCAAAGCAAATTATTTGCAAAATATAATCTTACATATTTGGATGAAAATAAATCTTATGAAGTTGATGCAATTTCCGGTTCGTTTATGATGCTTACGCGTGAAGCATATAATAAAGTCGGCGGATTTGATACAGATTTTTTTATGTACGGCGAAGATTTGGATTTGTGTTATAGAATTCAAAAAGCGGGATTAAAAGTTTTTTATGTTCATAATACGGAAATAATTCATTACAAAGGTGAAAGCACAAAACGAAGCAAAATTGATGAAACAAAAATTTTCTATAATGCAATGCATCTTTTTGTTCGCAAACATTTTTCATCTTCATTTATTGTTGAAATTATTCTTCAGTTTGCAATTATTTTAAGAAAAACTTTTGCGTTCGCAAATAAGAATAAATTAATTCTTGTTTCGGTAATTGCAGATTTTCTATTGTATATTATTCTAACTTATTTTTCCGAACAAATTCATGCAAATGAAAAATGGCCCGGATTTCCGAATGTTTACAAACCTTGGGTTTATATAATTCCTGCAATTATTCAAATACTAATTTCTAGTTTTAGCGGAGTTTACAAACGAAATTCACTTTCTGTTTTAAAAACTTTTATTGCATTATTTATTGGATTATTAACAATTGCTTCGTTAACATTTTTCTTCAAACAATTTGCTTTCAGTAGAGTTGTAGTTTTATTAACATACATTTTTGCCACAATTATTTTTTCTTTGTGGAGAATTTTATACAAATTAATTTGGCTGAATAAATCCTCAAATAATGATTTACCATTACGAACTGTGCTTGTTGGAATTGACGAAACGGCAATTAATTTTTTGAATAAAATAAAATTAAACCTAACAATTCAGTATAAGTTAATTGGATTGATAGGATTAAATATAAAGGACATTGATAAGAAAATTGAGAATTTAAAAGTCATAGGTTCAATTGAAAATTTAAAAAAGATAATTCGCGAAAATCAAATCAGCAATGTAATTTTTTCAACGGAAAGTATTGGTTTTGATAAAATTTTTTCAACGGTTGCACAATGCCAAGGTGAAAATGTAAATTTTTTAATGTCCGGAAGCGAGCTTGATTTTATGGTTGGAAAATCAACAATCACTCATATTGAAAATGTTCCGTTATTAAAAGTTGAGTACAATATTTCGATGTTTATTCACAAATTTATTAAGCGAATTTTTGATATAATACTTTCTTTTATTTTAATGTTTTTAGTTTTTCCGTTTGTGTGGATTTATTCAAAAATTAATTTGCGAAAAACTTTTTTAATAAATTCACTTTTGCAAATTCCGGAAATATTTATCGGAAGAAAAAGTTTTGTCGGACCCCAAAGTGATAATTTTTATCAAGAATTATTTTTAGGCAAAAAAGGAATTACCGGACTTTGGTTCACGGAAAATATTGATGAAAATGATATTGAAGAAAAAAATAGAATAAATTTATTTTATGCAAAAAATCAAAATATATGGTTAGATTTAGAAATAATAGGGAAATCTATTTCTAAAATTTTTGAAAACTTGGAGAAATAA
- a CDS encoding polyprenol monophosphomannose synthase — MKSIVIIPTYDELNNIKKLISELINLYPDLDILIIDDNSPDGTGKYVEELSKQNSKVKLISRSGKLGLGTAYVEGYKYMLKNGYDLAFQMDADYSHDPKEIANFKKYIDEYDLIIGSRYIQGVNVINWPMKRLLLSYFANYYTKVITGLPLKDSTGGFKCFKRKVLESINLDEIKSNGYAFQIEMNYKAWIKGFKLKEASIIFMDRVAGTSKMSKKIVKEAIFRVWKLRFRHMLGILK; from the coding sequence GTGAAATCAATAGTAATAATTCCAACTTATGATGAATTGAACAATATTAAAAAACTCATTTCGGAGTTAATAAATCTTTATCCGGATTTGGATATTTTAATTATTGATGATAATTCTCCAGATGGAACCGGAAAATATGTTGAAGAATTAAGCAAGCAAAATTCAAAAGTAAAATTAATTTCTCGAAGTGGAAAATTAGGATTAGGAACAGCTTACGTAGAAGGTTACAAATATATGCTGAAAAATGGTTACGATCTTGCCTTTCAAATGGATGCTGATTATTCGCACGATCCAAAGGAAATTGCAAATTTCAAAAAATATATTGATGAATATGATTTGATAATCGGAAGCAGATATATTCAAGGCGTAAACGTAATTAACTGGCCAATGAAAAGATTATTACTAAGTTATTTTGCAAATTATTATACAAAAGTTATAACCGGATTACCTCTTAAAGACAGTACCGGCGGTTTCAAATGTTTCAAAAGAAAAGTTTTAGAATCAATAAATCTTGATGAAATAAAATCAAACGGTTATGCATTTCAAATTGAAATGAATTATAAAGCTTGGATAAAAGGATTTAAATTAAAAGAAGCCTCAATAATTTTTATGGATAGAGTTGCCGGAACTTCTAAAATGTCAAAAAAAATTGTAAAGGAAGCAATCTTCAGAGTTTGGAAATTACGATTTAGACACATGCTTGGAATTTTAAAATAA
- a CDS encoding sugar transferase codes for MNKKLEKIFVVGIDFLTINFTWLVYYFVRVQSGLFSIFTSPEFFLSMIIIYFYWLLIFTFVGMYRTWFASSRFDELTSLFKASFAGIFILFTLILSDDLLHNEQTGNRFLIFFYWGMFLLFVGFGRLFVRSLQRRLLINGIGRRNAIIVGFNSKAKDIHRKIQKYKGLGLDVAGYVAVHEKNIGKKFDGIEVLDSVHNIENVIKKVNAQEIILSLDKHEDDVLIEVISKCEDEKVNLKIVPDLYEIISGQAKTMQIYGFPLIDIMPQLMPEWEKKVKRFLDIIFSLLVLIVSLPIIVIITIWIKLDSKGPIIFKQERTGMNGKVFKVYKFRSMVNDAEKKSGPVWSSKDDPRITTVGKFIRKVRIDEIPQMFNVLKGEMSLVGPRPERPYFVEKLSKEIPLYKRRLKVRPGVTGWAQVKHKYDESIEDVNTKLRFDLFYIENMSLRMDFKILFRTIFVVLFGKGHFE; via the coding sequence GTGAACAAAAAATTAGAAAAAATATTTGTTGTTGGAATTGATTTTCTAACCATAAACTTTACTTGGTTAGTTTACTATTTTGTAAGAGTTCAATCCGGATTATTCAGCATTTTTACATCACCGGAATTTTTCTTAAGCATGATAATAATCTATTTCTACTGGCTGCTCATTTTTACTTTTGTGGGAATGTACAGAACTTGGTTTGCAAGCTCAAGGTTTGATGAATTAACTTCACTATTTAAAGCTTCGTTTGCTGGAATTTTTATTTTATTTACGCTTATACTTTCAGATGATTTACTTCATAATGAACAAACCGGAAATAGATTTTTAATATTTTTTTATTGGGGAATGTTTCTTCTTTTTGTAGGATTTGGAAGATTATTTGTTAGAAGTTTACAACGTCGACTTTTAATTAATGGCATTGGAAGAAGAAATGCAATTATAGTTGGATTTAATTCTAAAGCAAAAGATATTCATAGAAAAATTCAAAAATATAAAGGATTAGGTTTAGATGTTGCAGGATATGTTGCAGTTCATGAAAAAAATATTGGTAAAAAATTTGATGGAATTGAAGTCTTAGATAGTGTTCACAATATTGAAAATGTTATAAAAAAAGTTAATGCTCAAGAAATAATTCTTTCTTTGGATAAGCATGAAGACGACGTTTTAATTGAAGTAATTTCTAAATGTGAAGACGAAAAAGTAAATCTTAAAATAGTACCGGATTTGTATGAAATAATTAGCGGGCAAGCTAAAACAATGCAGATTTACGGATTTCCTCTAATTGATATTATGCCGCAATTAATGCCCGAGTGGGAAAAAAAAGTAAAAAGATTTTTAGATATTATATTTTCACTTTTAGTATTAATTGTGTCACTTCCAATAATAGTTATTATTACAATTTGGATAAAACTTGATAGCAAAGGTCCAATTATTTTTAAGCAAGAGAGAACCGGAATGAACGGAAAAGTGTTTAAGGTTTATAAATTTCGTTCAATGGTTAACGATGCCGAGAAAAAATCGGGTCCGGTATGGTCATCAAAGGATGATCCAAGAATTACAACCGTTGGCAAATTTATAAGAAAAGTAAGGATTGATGAAATTCCACAAATGTTTAATGTGTTAAAAGGTGAAATGAGTTTGGTTGGACCAAGACCGGAAAGACCTTATTTTGTTGAAAAATTATCAAAAGAAATTCCTTTATATAAAAGAAGATTAAAAGTAAGACCCGGAGTAACCGGTTGGGCACAAGTTAAACATAAATATGATGAAAGTATTGAAGACGTAAATACAAAATTAAGATTTGATTTATTTTATATTGAGAATATGTCGCTTAGAATGGATTTTAAAATTTTATTTAGAACAATATTTGTAGTACTATTTGGCAAGGGACATTTCGAGTGA
- a CDS encoding N-acetyltransferase encodes MEKKNINNVKLGKDVKIFDFVNLYGCSIDDGTKVGTFVEIQKGATIGKNCKISSHTFICEGVHIGDGVFVGHNVTFINDKYPRAVNPDGSMQTEADWKLIETFVKDKVSIGSSSTIMGGVTIGENSIIGAGAVVTKDVPANVVVAGVPAKIIKKL; translated from the coding sequence ATGGAAAAGAAAAATATTAATAATGTTAAATTGGGTAAAGATGTTAAAATTTTTGATTTCGTAAATTTATACGGATGTTCAATTGATGACGGAACAAAAGTTGGAACTTTTGTTGAAATTCAAAAAGGTGCAACTATTGGAAAAAATTGTAAAATCTCATCTCATACATTTATTTGTGAAGGAGTTCATATAGGAGATGGAGTTTTTGTTGGTCACAATGTAACTTTTATAAATGATAAATATCCTCGCGCGGTAAATCCGGATGGAAGTATGCAAACTGAAGCTGACTGGAAATTGATTGAAACATTTGTAAAAGATAAAGTTTCAATTGGTTCTTCTTCAACAATTATGGGTGGAGTTACAATTGGTGAAAATTCAATTATTGGTGCAGGTGCAGTTGTTACAAAAGATGTTCCGGCAAATGTAGTTGTTGCCGGTGTTCCCGCAAAAATTATCAAAAAATTATAA
- a CDS encoding Gfo/Idh/MocA family oxidoreductase produces the protein MKVGIIGLGYWGPNLVRNFMSHPEISQVYGCDLSDDRLNFIKSRFPSAEVLKDYNELLRKDINIIAIATPVDTHFKFAKMALDSGKHIWVEKPFTATSDEAVKLIELAEKNNLKIFVDHTFIYTGAVQKMRQLVDSGEMGAIRYFDSVRINLGLFQHDVNVIWDLAPHDLSIMNYLLPNNKVVAVSAHGIANYYDHENVAHLSVYFEDNCFAHFHVNWTSPVKIRKMLVGGDKKMLVFDDMENFEKIKVYDAGVQMSSKEKIHEALVQYRMGDMYSPKVKATEALTLGAAEFISAIKENRVPLTSGVDGLNVVKILEASEKSIKNKGKLIEIDQLELVK, from the coding sequence ATGAAAGTAGGAATAATCGGTTTAGGGTATTGGGGTCCAAATCTTGTTAGAAATTTTATGTCTCATCCGGAAATTTCACAAGTCTATGGTTGTGATTTAAGTGATGACAGACTAAATTTTATTAAATCAAGATTTCCATCTGCTGAAGTACTAAAAGATTATAACGAATTACTAAGAAAAGACATCAACATAATTGCAATTGCCACACCGGTTGATACACATTTCAAATTTGCAAAAATGGCTCTTGATTCTGGTAAACATATTTGGGTTGAAAAACCTTTTACTGCAACTTCGGATGAAGCTGTTAAATTAATTGAATTAGCTGAAAAAAATAATTTAAAAATATTTGTCGATCACACCTTTATTTATACTGGTGCTGTACAAAAAATGCGACAACTTGTTGATTCCGGAGAAATGGGGGCAATACGTTATTTTGATTCTGTAAGAATTAACTTAGGTTTATTCCAACATGATGTTAATGTTATATGGGATTTAGCTCCGCATGATTTATCAATTATGAATTATCTTTTACCCAACAATAAAGTAGTTGCGGTTTCAGCTCACGGAATTGCAAATTATTACGATCACGAAAATGTTGCTCATCTTTCAGTTTATTTTGAAGATAATTGTTTTGCACATTTTCACGTAAATTGGACTTCTCCGGTTAAGATTAGAAAAATGCTTGTTGGCGGAGATAAGAAAATGTTAGTTTTTGACGATATGGAAAACTTCGAAAAAATTAAAGTTTATGATGCCGGAGTTCAAATGTCTTCTAAAGAAAAAATTCATGAAGCATTAGTTCAATATAGAATGGGAGATATGTATTCTCCAAAAGTTAAAGCTACGGAAGCTTTAACATTGGGTGCGGCTGAATTTATTAGTGCGATAAAGGAAAATCGAGTTCCTTTAACAAGCGGTGTAGACGGATTAAATGTTGTAAAGATTTTAGAAGCAAGTGAAAAATCAATTAAAAATAAAGGCAAACTAATTGAAATCGATCAGTTAGAATTAGTAAAATAA
- a CDS encoding DegT/DnrJ/EryC1/StrS family aminotransferase — protein MKVPFLDLKAQYNSIKDEVLPAIHTVLENTAYVLGKPVVDFETRFASEHGAKHCVALSSGTDGNHVALWALGIGSGDEVIIPANTFIATAWGATLCGATPVFVDCHPESYNLDPTKVEAAITSKTKAIVAVHLYGQAADMDPLKEIAKKHNVYLLEDAAQSHFAEYKGKRIGALSDIASYSFYPGKNLGAYGEGGAITTNNDELATISKMLRDHGGKEKYNHEILGHNYRMEGIQGAVLGVKLNHLDKWTSGRRKVAEKYRNLLSDVDGIKLPTEMEYGKHVYHLYVIQVAGKNGEGRSDQRNKLQKFLGENDIATGLHYPLPLHQQKCFENLGYKYGDFPVTEQLAEQGLSLPMFPELTDEQINYVSEKIHEFFK, from the coding sequence ATGAAAGTTCCTTTTCTTGATTTAAAGGCACAATACAATTCTATTAAAGATGAAGTTTTACCAGCAATTCATACTGTGCTTGAAAATACAGCTTACGTTTTAGGGAAACCAGTTGTTGATTTTGAAACTCGCTTCGCTTCTGAACATGGAGCAAAACATTGCGTTGCATTAAGTTCCGGTACAGATGGAAATCATGTGGCATTATGGGCACTTGGTATTGGTTCTGGTGACGAAGTTATTATTCCAGCTAATACATTTATTGCTACAGCTTGGGGCGCAACATTATGCGGTGCTACTCCGGTTTTTGTTGATTGTCATCCCGAAAGTTATAATCTTGATCCAACAAAAGTTGAAGCTGCAATTACTTCAAAAACTAAAGCAATTGTTGCTGTTCATTTATATGGACAAGCTGCTGATATGGATCCATTAAAGGAAATTGCAAAAAAACATAATGTGTATTTATTAGAAGATGCAGCCCAATCTCATTTTGCAGAGTATAAGGGAAAAAGAATTGGTGCACTTTCAGATATTGCTTCTTATAGTTTTTATCCCGGGAAAAATCTTGGTGCTTACGGAGAAGGTGGCGCAATTACAACCAATAATGATGAGCTTGCTACTATATCAAAAATGTTAAGAGATCATGGCGGTAAAGAAAAATACAATCATGAAATTCTTGGACACAATTATAGAATGGAAGGAATTCAAGGTGCTGTACTTGGTGTAAAATTAAATCATCTTGATAAATGGACTAGTGGACGTAGAAAAGTTGCTGAAAAATATAGAAATCTTCTTTCTGATGTTGATGGAATTAAACTTCCTACAGAAATGGAATATGGAAAACATGTTTATCATCTTTATGTAATTCAAGTTGCTGGTAAAAATGGTGAAGGTAGATCAGATCAAAGAAATAAACTACAAAAATTCCTTGGAGAAAATGATATCGCAACCGGATTGCACTATCCGCTTCCTTTACATCAACAAAAATGTTTCGAAAATTTAGGATACAAATACGGAGATTTTCCAGTTACTGAACAATTGGCTGAACAAGGATTATCTTTGCCAATGTTCCCGGAATTAACTGATGAACAAATAAATTATGTATCTGAAAAAATTCATGAGTTCTTTAAATAA